gtatcttggggagaaaaagataccgttcgtgccgaaagatcgtaacccaacaaacttgccccagtgccgcccaatagaggatttctttgcctcactcagtgccctagtgtataaaaacaattggagggccaaggacgcgaagcaactgactacaagaatccggaattgtatccggaaaatggacgtaagtgccgtacaacgttcttgtgagagcatcgcgacaaagttgcgtcgaacagcagaccacggcccttactcaaacattcactgacattttttgaagaaaatgcattatgttattaataaaaaatactgaaatcgatgaaaaaaaaatttttttatgtgattgaaaaaattctcattttttatttaacacccgttagaagAAGTTCGATGGATTGACAGTGTGGATGCTGTGGCTAGCACCAATAAGGGAATAGCTGCAGGTGCTAGTACTAGTTTTGGTCCAACGGCGTATAGAGACGAGGGCTGCAAAAAAACGCAGCATATCGGCGAATCCTGCTTTCAGTGTCGGGAAATGGGACACATTGCCAGAAATTGCCCCAGAGTGAGATGTCATCGCTGTGAAAAGGAGGGACACATGAAGAGAGAGTGTAGGAGTTCCGGAGTAGGAAAGGAAGTTCGAGAGCAAAGTCCGAAAGTGATGCGAGTGGTGGACCAAAAAAGCGCTTTTGTCAAAAATGTAAAGTTGGCTGGTCTCACGTTGAAGGCTCTTGTAGATACTGGCGGTCGAGTGTCAACTATCCAGGAGAGATTCGCCAAGAAGGTCGGAGAATTCAAACCCAGTCACAAGGTGTTACGTggttttgggaaaaaagaagTTACGGTGTCCTCGAAAGTGTGTGCTCAGCTGCAGGTCGATGGGATTATTCTGCCGGTGGAACTTCAAGTAGTACCTACATGGGTTCAGGATACGGCGATCATCTTGGGAGAGGATGTGATTGACCAGGATAGGCTGGTAATGGTGAAGCGCAAAGGTGATGTAAAATTTGCGTGGGAGAGAGACTCGGAGTCAAAGTATTCTGATCCTATATCGCAGAAGCAGAAATAGCAGTGGCCCCAATGTACACGTTTGAAGTTAAATCTGGGAGAGAGATCGACCAAAAATCGCTTAATAGTGATGGAGAAGATGAATTGAATCAACGGTTAATTCAGATGATACAGCAGTATCGAGACTGTTTTGCTCTCAATATGAAGGAGATGGGATGTGCGAAATCGGCGGTGATGAGAATAAATCTTACTGACGAAGTTCCAGTGTACATGAAACCGCGAAAGTTGGACTACGCTCGGTAAAATGTTCTTCGTGAAATCGTGAGTGAATTGCTGGACGCAGGTATTATTGCTGAAACGGAATCTTCATACAACAGCCAAGTGGTGTTGGTTCCGATAAAAATAATCAGTTTAGGATGGCCGTTGATTATCGGCTATTAAATGCGAAGACAATCAAGGACAAATATCCTATGCCCGACATCGAGGTGTCTTTGCAGAAGCTGGCTGGTGCACGGTTATTTATCACAATCGATTTATATAGTGGCTATTATCAGATTCCGTTGGATACGGAGAGCCAGAGTTATACAGCTTTCTCGACCACGAATGGTCATTACAGTTTCCTGAGGATGCCCTTTGGTTTGGCTAATGGTTGTGCTGTCCTTCAAAGGGCTATGAATAAAATAGTTGATgttttgaaaaagaaaaaaaaatgtggcgGTCGCCTACATCGATGATCTGGTCTTACCGGGTCAAAACGAAAAAGAATTGCTAGAAGGTTTTGGAAAACTTTTAAAGGTTCTGCGAGACGAAGGATTCACAATAAATTTGCGAAAAACCCACTTTTTGAAGTGAGTGCCGATGGTGTGCAACAGTTTTTGGGGCTGTCCGGATTTTTCCGGCGGTTTGTGCAAGATTATAGCATAATCGCGGAACCTATGTTTCGTCTGCTAAAAAAGGATAGCGAATTTGTTTGGAAAGCAGAACAGGAGGAAGCATTTCGCAGAATTAAACAGCTGTTAGTGGAGCGACCTTTGTTGGTGTTATATGATCCCAACGCGGAAATCGAGCTGCATACTGATGATTCTAGTGTGGGTTTGGCTGGAATACTGCTGCAAAAGTGTGAGGATGCGTGGAAACC
The Toxorhynchites rutilus septentrionalis strain SRP chromosome 2, ASM2978413v1, whole genome shotgun sequence genome window above contains:
- the LOC129766492 gene encoding uncharacterized protein LOC129766492 — its product is MKRECRSSGVGKEVREQSPKVMRVVDQKSAFVKNVKLAGLTLKALVDTGGRVSTIQERFAKKVGEFKPSHKVLRGFGKKEVTVSSKVCAQLQVDGIILPVELQVVPTWVQDTAIILGEDVIDQDRLVMVKRKGDVKFAWERDSESKYSDPISQKQK